One genomic region from Balaenoptera acutorostrata chromosome 1, mBalAcu1.1, whole genome shotgun sequence encodes:
- the TSTD1 gene encoding thiosulfate:glutathione sulfurtransferase, which translates to MLRVPRGLAGAAFLKLAFAARTMAGEPTVLLPELRSLLASGRAQLIDVRSREEAAAGTIPGALNIPVSELETALQMEPAAFKALYSTEKPKLEDENLIFFCQRGKRGFQATQLALGLGYKGARNYKGAYSEWFQKEG; encoded by the exons ATGCTGCGGGTGCCCAGGGGGCTGGCCGGGGCCGCATTCCTGAAACTCGCATTTGCAGCGCGCACCATGGCTGGAG AGCCCACGGTCTTGCTCCCCGAACTCCGTTCGCTCCTAGCCTCCGGCCGGGCCCAGCTCATCGACGTGAGATCTCGGGAGGAGGCGGCAGCTGGGACCATCCCTGGGGCGCTCAACATCCCCG TGTCAGAGTTGGAAACTGCCCTGCAGATGGAGCCAGCTGCTTTCAAGGCTTTGTACTCCACCGAGAAACCAAAGCTGGAAGATGAGAACCTCATTTTCTTCTGTCAGAGGGGCAAGCGGGGCTTTCAGGCCACACAGTTGGCCTTGGGCCTTGGATACAAAGG GGCTCGGAACTACAAAGGGGCCTATAGTGAATGGTTCCAGAAAGAAGGTTAG
- the USF1 gene encoding upstream stimulatory factor 1 isoform X2 codes for MYRVIQVSEGQLDGQTEGTGAISGYPATQSMTQAVIQGAFTSDDAVDTEGTAAETHYTYFPSTAVGDGAGGTTSGSTAAVVTTQGSEALLGQATPPGTGQFFVMMSPQEVLQGGSQRSIAPRTHPYSPKSEAPRTTRDEKRRAQHNEVERRRRDKINNWIVQLSKIIPDCSMESTKSGQSKGGILSKACDYIQELRQSNHRLSEELQGLDQLQLDNDVLRQQVEDLKNKNLLLRAQLRHHGVEVVIKSDSN; via the exons ATGTACAGGGTGATCCAGGTGTCTGAGGGGCAGCTGGATGGCCAGACTGAGGGGACTGGTGCCATCAGTGGCTACCCTGCCACTCAATCCATGACCCAG gctgtgatCCAGGGTGCGTTCACGAGTGATGATGCAGTTGACACAGAGGGGACAGCTGCTGAGACGCACTATACTTACTTCCCCAGCACTGCAGTGGGAGATGGGGCAGGGGGTACCACATCGGGGAGTACGGCGGCCGTTGTTACCACCCAGGGCTCAGAGGCACTACTGGGGCAGGCGACCCCTCCTGGCACTG GTCAGTTCTTTGTGATGATGTCACCACAAGAAGTGTTGCAAGGAGGAAGCCAGCGCTCTATtgcccccaggacccaccctTATTCCCC GAAGTCAGAAGCTCCCCGGACAACTCGGGATGAGAAACGCAGGGCTCAGCATAATGAAG TGGAGCGCCGCCGCCGAGACAAGATTAACAACTGGATTGTACAGCTGTCCAAGATCATCCCAGACTGCTCCATGGAGAGCACCAAGTCTGGCCAG AGTAAAGGTGGAATTCTATCCAAAGCCTGTGATTATATCCAGGAACTTCGGCAGAGTAACCACAGGTTGTCTGAAGAACTGCAGGGGCTTGACCAGCTGCAGTTGGACAATGATGTGCTTCGACAGCAG GTGGAAGATCTTAAAAACAAGAATCTGCTGCTACGAGCTCAGTTGAGGCACCACGGAGTAGAGGTCGTCATCAAGAGTGATAGCAACTAA